A single genomic interval of Deltaproteobacteria bacterium harbors:
- a CDS encoding alpha/beta hydrolase: MERTPGTGDYFVAQMSLRLRVARIVLRLLQIYLELIFTVLAMPPQRIGRKLFRLGSHLLDLVGWQVTKITSASLSVSLQKSLIKDVNCTWFRPRVLKHSSKVILYIHGGGFMICSSKTHGSALARLADKLNCPVVAPDYSLAPESPYPVASNQVWQVFHELTTMGYEARNIILGGESAGGCLALSLLLRLKDAGLAMPCAAFLDSPMTDLTFSASSLDTRWRQECLLPIYGPFTKRLYSKHFLNYTGDYQRDLPDLSPLHADHHSLPPLFISYSDHEILRDDARLLIAKVRRQGGTVHEFCGQWTPHATLMLHHYFPEGQDLAHAVTNFIATHLELG; this comes from the coding sequence ATGGAGAGAACACCTGGGACTGGAGATTATTTCGTGGCACAGATGTCTCTGCGTTTGCGCGTCGCCAGAATAGTCTTGAGACTGCTCCAGATTTACCTCGAATTGATATTCACCGTGCTTGCCATGCCGCCGCAGCGCATCGGTAGAAAACTGTTCCGCCTCGGGTCGCATTTACTCGACTTAGTGGGTTGGCAAGTCACCAAAATTACAAGCGCCAGCCTTTCTGTATCGCTCCAAAAGTCGCTGATTAAAGATGTCAACTGCACATGGTTCAGGCCAAGGGTTTTAAAACATAGCAGCAAAGTTATTCTATACATCCATGGGGGCGGTTTCATGATCTGCTCTAGTAAAACCCATGGCTCAGCTCTCGCCAGGCTCGCCGACAAACTCAACTGCCCTGTAGTCGCTCCTGACTATAGCCTCGCTCCTGAGAGCCCTTATCCAGTCGCTAGTAATCAGGTGTGGCAGGTGTTTCATGAACTCACAACGATGGGATATGAAGCGCGCAATATCATCTTGGGCGGCGAGTCTGCTGGCGGGTGCCTGGCATTATCGCTACTCCTGCGTCTCAAAGATGCAGGCCTTGCTATGCCTTGCGCTGCGTTTTTGGATTCCCCAATGACGGATCTGACATTTAGTGCTTCAAGCCTAGATACTCGTTGGCGCCAAGAGTGTCTGTTGCCGATCTACGGCCCTTTCACTAAGAGGCTCTACAGCAAACATTTTTTAAACTATACCGGAGACTATCAGCGCGATCTGCCAGATTTGTCGCCACTGCATGCCGATCATCATAGTCTCCCGCCCCTTTTCATAAGTTACAGTGACCATGAGATCCTGCGCGATGATGCCCGTCTCCTGATCGCCAAAGTGCGCCGCCAGGGCGGAACGGTCCATGAGTTTTGCGGTCAATGGACACCGCACGCAACTCTCATGCTCCACCATTACTTCCCCGAGGGCCAAGA